Genomic window (Novipirellula aureliae):
AAAACAACCAAGACTACTTGGGTAAACGAACGCACTTGCTCACTTTAGTGAGTTATCCGGGCAACGAATTTGTATATCCGAACACTTGCCGCCATTACGACCGTAACGAAGGGACCAGCGTCCATCAAAGGATGAGACTCCGAGATAGGGAAGTCAAAAGAGGTCCAACCAGAAAGTGTCACCGCTGACAAGTCAGAATAGCGTCACAACCGCCAACCAAGATGCACGGTCACTTAAAGCACGCCATCGCTCTGCTGTGACCGAGCAACCATCGATCACGAGTCGATTAAGTTCAACGCTACGATTCAACGCTACGATTCACCGGGCGGGCCGGGAAAGGCTTGAACTTCCGTTTGATGACGTGGCCCGCTCCGGTGCAATCGATGGTTGTCCGCCGGTTTTCGGGGAGCACGGCGAACATAAGACCGTCCAGAATTAAATTGACGCTTGTGCAAACGGGCAAAGATCCGATCAAGATCGAAGTCGTCGTCGGCACCCAGTTGATGCCGGATACGTTTAATTTCAGCAGTAGGGTCAGGAGTCATCGAATGCCTCTAGCATTTGCTCAGGTGTGCAGATAGTCGCGGGTTCGTACCCATTATCGCGACAAATGTCATCGATTAAGTGTTGAGTCGATGGATTAAGTATATGCTTAAAGTTCCAAGTCGCCAACAATTCAATGCCGTTTACAGCGGCAATCGCTATGTGCGTCGCATCCCGCGGTTCGGTCTGCGGAACCGCATTCCCCGCCAGTAACGCAGCGGCAAGCGATTTGGCCGTATCGGGCGATTCTAAAACCGCAAGTCCGTCCAGAACGAGCAGTCGTTCGGAAGCCGCAAAAGGGTCGCCAGCGGAGCATTCATCGAAAACGAGGTCAGAAACGAAGAGTTCGTATCGGCTCAAGGCCGTATCCCACCATCGGCGCGTGAAGGTCTGGCGTGCGGCGATCAATGGGTCCGGGTGTAGGCGGCCAGCTATGTTGCCGATGACGGTTGTTTCAAGGTAGACGCTTTGCATCAAACCATTGTAGCGAATTTTGCCGGGCAAGCCATCCAAGCAATTTCAATCGGGGAACGGTAGCGATCAGCCGGCGGCGACGGAAGATCAACGACTTCAAAACGCCCGACTTCGCCGCTCGGTTGCATCGTTTGGTTCCCCGCTTTCCTGATGTGGGGAAGATCCGCCGTCCGATGTTCGGCCA
Coding sequences:
- a CDS encoding type II toxin-antitoxin system VapC family toxin, translating into MQSVYLETTVIGNIAGRLHPDPLIAARQTFTRRWWDTALSRYELFVSDLVFDECSAGDPFAASERLLVLDGLAVLESPDTAKSLAAALLAGNAVPQTEPRDATHIAIAAVNGIELLATWNFKHILNPSTQHLIDDICRDNGYEPATICTPEQMLEAFDDS